In Gorilla gorilla gorilla isolate KB3781 chromosome 16, NHGRI_mGorGor1-v2.1_pri, whole genome shotgun sequence, the genomic window ACACAAAGAACCACTGTCTGAGCATGGCTGAAAACCGTTGTGATCTTGTagcaacctaaaaaaaaaaaaaggcaatgttaaaagtgaaaagcagaggaaaacagCACCTATTCGACATTTCTGGtaatatgtaaaaaaattagTAACTTTAGTGCTATGAAACAGAAAGCCACATGTGTAACATAAACTTTTCTAGCAGCgacacaaaatttttttaaaacaggtaaaatcaataatatatttcattaaacttaatatttccaaaatatcatttcaacatgtaatcaatgtattttttttctgtgctacATCGTCAAAATCCAGTGagtattttacaattaaaaacatCTCTATTTTGAGTATCCACATTTTGATTATCcacaagtgctcagtagccacattcAGCTAATGGCCATTGTATTGGGCAGCACAGCTTTAGACTGAAGAATCAACAGACTTTTCTTTGTATCATGAAACAGAAAACTCATCGTCTGAAGAGCTTAAAGACTTGCTAAGTCAAATGGCATATCTCCTTTGAATGCCTGTTTTCACTTACCCCGAAATGTTTCTACAATGGTTTCAGTacatttattatgaaaatgtcCCTGACATTTCCAATTCTGTAATCCCACTTCTACTCAACAGAGGGTTCTAATGTATCTTAACTATACACACCACACTAGCAATCCCTACAGAAATTTTCCTTAGTAAAGGAATTAAGATTTCAAATTTTACCTGGACATTTTACATCCATAAAGTAAGAATTTGGACTTTGTACTAGgcgtttctttttatgttttttcttttcctcttccaagGACGGATGTAGTAAATCTCTAGCCAACTGAACAAAGAAGCATATTATTACTATTAGTTTTAAACCACAACGCTGGCACATTTAACCATACGTGAGATATACATGCAAAAACAGGAATAACGGTCATCCTCGGCAGAAGCAACACGTCAGATAGTAAAGTTATTTTTCGAAACCTGTTAATAACTTTCATCAGTACTTTTCATAATACTTGTGTTCTCCAAGTCCCTAGAAAAGGGCTTTCGCACGATCAGGAAACATATGGTGAGGCAAACTCTGTCCTTCTTTACTCAACTGCGTAATGAACTGTCTTCAATGAAAACTGCGCGAAGTCGAGGTGCTAAGCAAAGAAAGTGACCCCGACTGCGGACTCGCTTAGAGTAGAAACTGCTGAAGTAGACCAGACAACGTCAGCGCCTGGGTGATTTTTGCTCCTGTGGCTCaacagctgatctgacaggaattCTTGCTGAGCGACCGTCCT contains:
- the RPS27L gene encoding ribosomal protein eS27-like isoform X2 codes for the protein MPLARDLLHPSLEEEKKKHKKKRLVQSPNSYFMDVKCPGCYKITTVFSHAQTVVLCVGCSTVLCQPTGGKARLTEGCSFRRKQH
- the RPS27L gene encoding ribosomal protein eS27-like isoform X1, yielding MPLARDLLHPSLEEEKKKHKKKRLVQSPNSYFMDVKCPGCYKITTVFSHAQTVVLCVGCSTVLCQPTGGKARLTEGISFGILQPSDEIDDYKCLYLH